In the genome of Streptomyces fagopyri, the window GATCGTCTCCGCGGCGACCATGCTGCTCGGCTCCGCCGGCGTCGTACTGCTCACCTCGCGCAGTCCGGCGATCGCGATCGTGCTGGTCTCCCTCGTCTTCGGCGTCACGTCCGCGACCACCACGGTCGGGAACCAGACCGCGCTCTACCTCGCGGCGCCGCCCGAACAGATCGGCACCGCTTCCGGGCTGTTCCGGACCTTCGGATACCTCGGGACCATCACCTCCGCCGTGATCGGCGGCATCGTCTTCCGGGACGGGGCGAGCGACCACGGTCTGCACAGCCTCGGCCTCGTCCTGGTCGCGGCAGGTCTGGCGGTCCTCCTGCTGACCGTCCTCGACCGTCGCCTGATGTACCGCACCACAGCCCGACGTCCGGACACCTCCGGCCACGTCGGCGACTCTGAGAACCCCACTGAGGAGCACCCCGCGTGAGCACCACCACCCTGCACACCATCGTCCCCGGGCGGACCGCCCTGCTGGCGATGGACTTCCAGAACGGGATCGTCCCCCTCGCCCCCGACTCCGACGCGCTCGTCGAGCGGGTCAGGGGTGCCATCGCCGACGTCCGCGCCGCGGGCGGGACCATCGGTTACGTCCGCGTGGCCTTCACCGAGGACGACTGGACACGGGTTCCCGAGACCAACAAGGCGTTCACGGCCGTCGCCGCGGCGAAGATGCTGCACCACGAGGACTCCGCGACCCGGATCGACGAGCGGCTCACGCCGCAGGACGGTGACATCGTCGTCCGCAAGATCCGCTTCGGCTCGGGCTCGACGACCGATCTCCACCAGCAGTTGAGCGACCGCGGTATCGACACCCTGGTCCTCACCGGGATCAGCACCAGCGGCGTCGTCCTGTCCACGCTCATCGACGCCGCCGACCGCGACTACCGCGTCGTCGTGCTGGCGGACGGCGTCGCCGACCCGGATCCCGAGACCCATCGGGTGCTGCTCGACAACGTGTTCCCGACCCGGGCCCACATCCTCGACGTCGCCGGGCTGCGCGAGCTGCTGCGGTCCGCCTGACGCACTCCGCCCGCCGGCCGGTCGTCGCACCGGCGGGCGGAAGCCGGGGCCGACGGCGCGGTCGCGGCCCTCAGTTCCACAGGGGGTAGGCGACGCTCTGACCGTATCCGGCGGGCCTGCTGTCGGTGTAGACGAGCCTCAGCCGGGTGTACTGGGCGGCCTGGGGGTCCTTCTTCCACGTCTGCGGGCGGTCGAGGCGCACGGTCACGGGATATTTGCGGAAGGTCCCCGCCGCGCAGTACGGCTTGCAGTCGTTGACCACGTTGACGCCCGTGGCCACCGCGGAACCGGCGTCCCAGCGCGACCACCGCAGCGAGGTGAGACGGCTGTTGCCGTCACCGCAGGCGAGCACGAACGCGCCGGGCTCCACCTGAGGGCGCCCGAAGCAGTCGACGATGACGGGCTGCGTCGGCACCGCGGGCCGCGTCGACTCCTGCGCGATGGTGTGCGCGGACCGCGGCGACGCCACCGGAGCGGCGTCCGCCGTTCCCATGACCGTGGCCAGCGACACCGCGGCACAGAACGTGACGGCCGCCCTGACGGTGAGTTTTCGCATGTCCGCTCCCGCCGTGTTCTCCTTGGACTCACTGGCCCCCGCGTCCGGAACGGCCCGCCCGCCGGGCCCCGCCTGCACGGCGGACGACGACCGGCTGCCGTCCCACACGGAGGATGCCTCCTCCCACGACGCTACGACCCCACCGGGAGATCCACCACTCGCACGGACCACCACCACGCGCACGAGCCACAACCGCGGTCCACGGGTGCCGCACCCACTCGCGTCGAGCGGGGAAGGGACCTCTGCCGCCTGGGTGGAGTTGTCTTCGGACCCGCGGCTGATCGGCTTCGCGGAACGGGAGTTGAGCGCCGCGCTGTGGACGCGTCCCGGAACACGCCGGCGGCGCGCCGGGGCCGGGTGGGCCGGTGGCGCGCCGTCGGGTGGGGTGGGGGTGTGCGGGTCACCCGGTCAGGGATGGGGTCAGCGGTGACCGCCGCCGTGGCCGCCGCCGTGACCGCCGCCGTGGCCGCCGCCGTGGTGGCCGCCCCAGGTGACGGTGTCGACGAGGCGACGGTGGTCGTTGCGCAGGGTCGCGGTGTCCGCGCGCTTGTCCCACACCGAGGAACGACGGTCCTGGTACAGGTCACGGAAGGTGTCACGGCCGACACCGGTGTGGACCCGGACCGTGGCACGGCCACCCAGACGGTAGTGACGGAACGTGTACGTACGCCCGTCACGGTCCGAAAGCGTCCAACGGTCCAGATCCACCGCACGACGAGTGGTGTTGGTGATGTCCACCCACTCCTCGTTCAAATCGGAACGGCGGTGACGGTCCGGGGAGTCGTAGTGCACGTGCGTGATCTGCACCGCCGCACGAGGACGGGGAGCGTGATCGGCCGCGGAAGCCGGCAGCGCCGACGCCCCCGTCACCGCCGCGACGGACAACGCGGCAGCCGCGAAACGACGGACAGACACAGATGCGGACATGAAGTCCCCCTACATGATGCCGGCACCCCCACCCCCCACGACCTGGACAAGCAAGCCGCACGGAACAAGGCTGCGTGTGCGAGTGATACGGCCGGCCCCTGACGGACCGACACCCACACCATGCCCCCACCACCACCCGATACAGGCGAAACCCGGAGCCACGTTACGGACCATCCATATCGCCGTAACACTCACATGTAACGTCCATTCAAACCATGAACCCACAAAGTTGACGCCCCCACCCACCCACACCCCCCACCCACACCGACCCCCACCCCCAAACCGCCACCACACGCCACCCCACCCCACCCCCACCCATCACCCGAAAGTGGATCACGGCCACCGCATGCCACCGTTCCGTACCGCGGCGACAGCCACGCGCGGGAGTGCTCCTCGACGCGGCTCCCCGTGACTCACCGGTCGGCGTCCGCGCGTACGGCGGGATGACGGGGAGTCGGTTCCCAGGAACCGGACCGCGCCGAGAGGCACACCGGCGGAGCGGCGCTCGCCGTCGCGGATCCGCGCGGCGGCCGTGAAGGGGCCGCCGGACGGGCGCCGTTGCCGTCACCCCACGGTCATCCGGCGATTCCCGCAGCGCGTCCACGCGTGCCTCAGCCCAAGCCGGTCGCCTTCCGCGCGGTCCGGCCCGCGGGCTCGCTCACCGTGCCGTAGTGGCCCTTGGACGGCGGCCGTCGCGGGTCGGCGCGTGGTGGATCGCGACGAGGGCGGCATCGTCGCCGAGGTGTCCGCCCGCGTGGACGAGCAGGTCGCGCCTGACACGGTGGAGAAGGGCCTCGGGACGGCTGTCGGACCACTGCGCGACGCGCTGGGCGAAGGGGTAGAAGTCGCCGGCGGAATTGCGGGCTTCGACGACGCCGTCGGTGTACAGGAGGAGGGTGTCGCCCGACGTGAACGGCGCCTCGTCGACGGTGTAGTCGTCGGGGGTCGCCTCACCCGTACCGATGCCGAACGGCGGCGCCGGGTGCAGGTCCGGCACGATGACGGTGTTCCGCGGCCTGAGCAGGAGAGGGGCCGGGTGGCCGCAGCTGGTCATCCGGACGACGCCCTCCCGG includes:
- a CDS encoding cysteine hydrolase family protein, producing MSTTTLHTIVPGRTALLAMDFQNGIVPLAPDSDALVERVRGAIADVRAAGGTIGYVRVAFTEDDWTRVPETNKAFTAVAAAKMLHHEDSATRIDERLTPQDGDIVVRKIRFGSGSTTDLHQQLSDRGIDTLVLTGISTSGVVLSTLIDAADRDYRVVVLADGVADPDPETHRVLLDNVFPTRAHILDVAGLRELLRSA
- a CDS encoding lamin tail domain-containing protein; translation: MQITHVHYDSPDRHRRSDLNEEWVDITNTTRRAVDLDRWTLSDRDGRTYTFRHYRLGGRATVRVHTGVGRDTFRDLYQDRRSSVWDKRADTATLRNDHRRLVDTVTWGGHHGGGHGGGHGGGHGGGHR